The Actinomyces sp. oral taxon 414 genome has a segment encoding these proteins:
- a CDS encoding endonuclease/exonuclease/phosphatase family protein → MIRLLSLNLQHGRPGDGARLDPATAPLADLDIADAGAAREVLAALADQIRDIDPDVIALQEVDLGQRRSGRLDQTAVLADLLGWAGHRFAATYAGPVVGLRRRPRRSALTGRADDVLGPLRALLGAGPAGFGNALLTRLPVRAWRVARLGRGPAVLTRRGGGRAFDPRSYELSTSTMRNMIAAQIDPVDYAGGAGPDGAGAGGAGPDGARPGGLEPGGLAVASTHLATRTDTAAAQLAAAWAALAALPGPHVLAGDLNLHAELLAPLGIARTLGQGATYPSGAPVRRIDHVLTDPWPTGADGLPVSAQEVGSGAGGALLRAVGSGVRSLVVSDHAATWVDLEPVARRG, encoded by the coding sequence ATGATCCGCCTACTCAGCCTCAACCTCCAGCACGGCAGGCCCGGCGACGGGGCCCGCTTGGATCCGGCGACCGCGCCGCTGGCGGACCTGGACATCGCCGACGCCGGGGCCGCGCGGGAGGTCCTGGCGGCCCTGGCCGACCAGATCCGCGACATCGACCCCGACGTCATCGCCCTCCAGGAGGTCGACCTGGGGCAGAGGCGCTCCGGCCGGCTGGACCAGACGGCCGTCCTGGCCGACCTGCTCGGCTGGGCCGGCCACCGCTTCGCCGCGACCTACGCCGGGCCCGTCGTCGGGCTGCGGCGCAGGCCCCGCCGCTCGGCCCTGACCGGGCGCGCCGACGACGTCCTGGGCCCCCTGCGCGCCCTGCTCGGGGCGGGGCCCGCCGGCTTCGGCAACGCCCTGCTGACCCGTCTGCCCGTGAGGGCCTGGCGCGTGGCGCGCCTGGGGCGGGGCCCGGCCGTCTTGACCCGGCGCGGTGGCGGGAGGGCCTTCGACCCGCGCTCCTACGAGCTGTCCACCTCCACTATGCGCAATATGATCGCCGCCCAGATCGACCCGGTCGACTACGCAGGCGGCGCCGGACCGGATGGCGCTGGCGCGGGCGGCGCCGGACCGGACGGCGCCCGGCCGGGCGGCCTCGAGCCGGGGGGCCTCGCCGTCGCCTCCACCCACCTCGCCACGCGGACCGACACCGCCGCCGCCCAACTCGCCGCGGCCTGGGCGGCCCTGGCCGCCCTGCCCGGCCCGCACGTGCTCGCCGGCGACCTCAACCTGCACGCCGAGCTTCTCGCCCCCCTGGGCATCGCCCGCACTCTCGGCCAGGGCGCCACCTACCCGTCCGGCGCGCCCGTGCGCCGCATCGACCACGTCCTGACCGACCCGTGGCCGACCGGCGCGGACGGGCTGCCCGTGAGCGCGCAGGAGGTCGGCAGCGGGGCCGGCGGGGCGCTGCTGCGCGCCGTCGGCTCGGGGGTGCGCAGCCTCGTCGTGTCCGACCACGCCGCCACCTGGGTGGACCTCGAACCGGTCGCCCGTCGGGGCTGA